A stretch of DNA from Chloroflexota bacterium:
CGCGTGCACAATCGCCTGGACGATGGCGAGCCCCAGTCCGGTGCCGCCGGCCTGCCGCGAGCGTGCTCGATCCACCCGGTAGAAGCGGTCGAAGATGCGCGGCAGCTCGTCTGGCTCGATGCCGCGCCCGCTGTCCGACACGCTCGCCAGCACGTCTGAGCCGTTCTGGCGCAGCGTCACCTCGACGTGCCCGCCCGGCGGGGTGTACTTGACGGCGTTGTCCAGCAGGTTGATGAAGACCCGTTCGAGCTGATCGCGGTCCCCGAGGACGGTGGCGGCGGCATCCAGCCGAGTGGCGATCTCGTGATCCGGGGCCAGGATGCGGGCGCGGCGAACGACGTCCCGCAGGACCGGCTCCAGCGGCGTCGGGATCAGCTTGACCGCGCCACTATCCTCGTCCAGCCGCGAGAGCGTCAGCAGGTCGTTGACGAACCGCCCGAGCCGGTCCAGCTCCGATTCGACGCTCGACAGCAGCCGCTCGGCCTGGGCCATGTCCTCCCGCGCCAGGGCCATCTGCACGATCTCCAGCGTGCCGGCCAGGCCGTTGAGGGGTGTCCGCAGCTCGTGGGCAGCATCCGAGACGAGCCGCCGCTGCGCCGCGAAGGCCGCTTCCAGCCGGCTCACCATCTGGTCGAACGCCGAGGCCAGCTCGCCAACCTCGTCCTGGCGGGTGAGCCGCACGCGCGCCCCGAGGTCGCCGGCGGCGACGGTCCGCGTTACCTGCACCACCTGCTCCAACGGCCCGAGCGCCCGCCGCGCCACCCAGACGGAGATCCCGCCGACCACCAGCACGGTCAGCACGGTCCCGACGCCCAGCACGAGGGTCAATTGCATCCGGAGAGCGTCGGTGTACTCCAGGGAGGTCGCCACCTCCAGCGCGCCAAGGATTGAGCCGTCCGTCTGCTGGAGCGGTATCAGCAGCACCAGGGTGCGCCGCGAGCCCTGCCGCAGCACGCGCTGCTCCTCCTGGCCGGCCAGGACGCCGTCCAGGACGTCGCGCGGCGCGTTTGGCCAGCGTTCGACGCCGACGCCCGGGTTGCTGACCGCCACGACCCGCCGACGGGTGTCGTAGACCACGATACCGGTGTCACGGCCGGCCAGCTCGCGGACGAAGTTCTCGGCCAGGATGTGCAACTGCGGGTCAATCGGCGGGTCGGGCGGATCGAGGGGGCCACGCTTGCCCGGCGCGTCCGGCTTGGCGGGAAGGTCGGGCTTGCCGGCCGGCTCGGTGCGGATGCTGAAGGACGGCCGTCCGCCCCGTCGAACGGTCGGGCGGACGCCCAGCTCGCGTTCGAGGATCGGGGTTGCCTGGTTGCGGAGGTAGTCGGCCAGTTGCCGCTGTAAGCCACCGTCGAGCAGGCCGATCAGCAGCGCGCTCAGCGCCAGCAGGGTGCCGCCGGCGATGGCGGCGTTGAGGATCGGGAGCCACCAGCGGATCGGCCAGCGGCGCGGGGTTGTCAGCCGAAGCGCCCGCCGCAGCAACGCGCCACCACGGGGCAGCCCGGCGGCAAGTGACCGCCCGTTCACTTGCCGAGCGCGTACCCGACGCCGCGCACGGTCCGGATCAGGCGGCGGTCTCGGTCGTCGAGTTTCTGGCGCAGCGCGCTGATGTGCGCCTCGATCATGTTGCCGTCGCCCAGGAAGTCGGTGCCCCAGACGCGCTGCAGCAGGGCCACCCGGCGCAGCACGGTGCCGGGGTGGAGCATCAGGGCTTCGAGCAGGTCCAGCTCGCGGGTGGTCAGCGCGACCGGCCGGCCGTCCAGCTCGACCTCGCGGGTGTCGCGGTTGAGGGTCAGGGCGCCGTGACGGAGGATGCTCTGCTCGGCCGCCAGCCGCCGCCGCAGGACCGCCCGAATCCGCGCCAGCAGCTCCTTGAACTTGAACGGCTTGGGGAGATAGTCGTCAGCTCCCGCTTCGAGGCCGGCCACCCGCTCGTCTACGTCGGCGCGGGCCGTCAGCATGATGATCGGCGTGTCGCCTTGCGCCCGGATGCGCTGGCAGACCTCGACGCCGTCCAGCGAGGGCAGGTTCAGGTCGAGCACAATCAGGTGCGGACGCTCGCGCTCGGCGACCCGCAGCGCCTCGTGGCCGTCGAGGGCGCGCGTCACCTCGAAGCCCTCGTAGCGCAGCCCCAGCTCCACGAAGTCGAGGGTCAGCTCGTCGTCGTCCACCACCAGGATACGGGTGGCGTTCGGGCCAGGGGCAGGGACGGACTGCTGCGTAGCCATACTCGGAGTATACCGACGCCATTCTGGGATTGCGGCAGCCGAGTCTGACTGTTTCCTGACAAGCGAGAGGCGGTTACCCGCGCTTGCTGGCCTCGCGCTTGCGGGCACGCGCGCCGTCCAGCAGCTCACGGGCGTTGCGGCGCGCGCCCGTTCCGCCCAACGGCCCCCCCAGCATCTGCGCCAGCTCCTCGACGCGCTCGTTGGGCGGGAGCGTCCGCACGGCCACCCGGCTGGCGCCGCCCTCCGCCCCCTTCGCCACCACGAGGTGCGCGTCGGCGTAGGCCGCCACCTGGGGCATGTGGGTCACGCACAGCACCTGATGCTCGGAGGTCAGCCCCCAGAGCTTCTCGCCGACGACCGGCGCACTGCGCCCGCCGACGCCGGTGTCCACCTCGTCGAAAATCAGGGTTGCACGGCGGTCCACCCGCGAGAGGGCCGTCTTGAGCGCCAGCCCGACCCGCGCCAGCTCGCCGCCGCTGGCGATGCGCCCGAGCCCCTTCGGCGTCTCGCCGGCGTTCGGGGCGATCAGGAACTCGACGCGGTCCACGCCGGTCGCGTCGTAGGCGAGCGTGCGCGGCTGGCCATCGTGCTTGACGGGCAGGCCGGCCGGGTCGTCGGCGTGCTCCATGCGGGTCACGAACCGCGTGCCGCGCATGTTCAGGTCCGCCAGCTCACCCTCGACGATCTTTTGCAGCTCGCTGGCTGCCAGGGTGCGGCGGCGCGAGATGGTGGCGGCCAGCGCGCCGGCCTCCTGGCGCAGCGCCTCGCGGCGCGCTTCGAGGTCGGCCAGGATCTGATCCTGTCGCTCGACGGCCTCCAGCCGGCCGCGCGCCTTCTCGACGTACGCCAGGATCTCCTCGACGGTGTCGCCATACTTGCGTTTCAGGGCCGCCAGCGTCAGCAGCCGCTCCTCCGTGGCCTGGAGCGCCTCGGGATCTTCCTCGATGTCGTCCAGGTAGCGCCGCAGCCCACGCACCGCGTCATCCAGACCCTCGGAGAGGGCATCCAGCGACTCGGCCTGCTGCGCGAGGACCGGGTCGAAGCCGCTGACGCCGCCGCAGGCCGCCGCCGCCTGCCCGACGAGGTCATGCGCGCCCGGGCGCTCGTCGTCGCCGCTGAGGGCCGTCCAGGCTGACAGCACCGCCGTCCGCAGCCGCTCGACGTTCCGCAGCCGCTCGCGCGTGCCGAGCAGCTCGTCCTCCTCGCCGGGCGTCAGGCCGGCCGAGTCGATCTCGTCCACCTCGTGCTTGAGCAACGCCTGCTCGCGCTGGGCGGCGCGGGCCTCGTCGCGGACGCGTTGCTGCTCGCGGTCGAGTGCGCGGAGGTCGGCTACGAGGGTGGCGATCTTCGCGCGCTCTGAGCCGAGGCCGGCGTAGCGGTCCAACAGCTCCAGGTGCTCGCGCGGACGCAGCAGCGAGAGGTGCTCGCTCTGCCCATGGATGTCGATCAGGTGCTCGCCGATCTGCTGGAGCACGGCGGTCGGCACGGCTCGCCCGTTGACCCGCGAGACGCCGCGCCCGCCGGCCCCAGCGATGTCGCGGGTCAGGATCAGGCCGCCGTCCTCGATCTCCAGGCCGTGCTCGTCGAGGGCCGCCTTCAGCTCGGCGGGATCCTCGATGCTCGAAAGGTCGAACACCCCTTCGACGGTGGCCCGGCTGGCGCCGTTCCGCACGAAGTCTGGCGAAATCCGCCCGCCCAGCAGCGCCCCGACCGCGTCGATGATGATCGACTTGCCCGCGCCGGTCTCACCGGTGACGACGTTCAGCCCGTGTGACCACTCGATGGTCAGCCGGTCGATGATGGCGAAGTCGCGGATGGTCAACTGCGTGAGCATGGTGACGCCCCGCTACCGCACGCCGTGCGGCGACCGCCGGAGCCGCGCCGTCAGGTGGGCGTAGAAGTCGCGCGGGTCGCCGCGCCGGGCGAAGACGGTCTTCTGCTCCGCCAGCTTGATCCGGACCGGCATGCCCACCGGCAACTCGAAATCGACCTGCCCATCCGCCGAGACGGTGGCTGGCTGGGTGCGGACCACCGTCAGGCTCATCTCGGCGGTGGGCGGCAGCACCAGGCTCCGGAGCGCCGAGAGGTGGCCCGCGACCGGGACCACCACCAGATTGTCCAGCTCAGGAGCCAGGACCGGACCGCCGGCCGCGAGGGCGTAGGCCGTCGAGCCGGTCGCCGTCGCCACCACCACGGCGTCCGCCGTGAACCGGGTGACCTCGCGGTCGTGCACGTCGAAGTCGAGGGTGATGGCCCGCAGTTGCGCCCCACGCGCCACCACCACGTCGTTGAGGGCGATGGCGCGCTGGCCGTCCACGCCGACGGCAAGCATCGCCCGCTCGTCGCGCCAGAACTCGCCGGCGAGGTACGGATCGAGGCTGGCCTCGACCTCTTCGGGGTGAAGCTCGGCCAGGAAGCTGAGGGTGCCCATGCCCACGGGGACAATCGGGACGTGCGCCTCGGCGGCCCAGCGGGCCGTGCGGAGGGTGGTGCCGTCGCCGCCGAACGTGAGGGCCAGGGTGAAGCGGCCGGCGTCTGCCGGATCCAGTTCGAACGCTGAGAGCACCTCCGTCTCGACGCCCCTCTGCTCCAACTGGGTGCGGACGTGCGCGGCGATCTCGCCGGTCTCGGGCCGGTACGGCTGATGAACGAGAGCGACGTGCGTCATCGGCAGCAGATCACCGAGCCGCCGGCACACCGGCGAGCGCAGCAGTCACCGTCGCCTCGGCGTCGAGCGCGGTGGGGACGCTGCCGACCGTGGCCGTGCCGACCGGGCTGTTCTGGAGCCAGAGCAGGAACTCGACGTTGCCGGCCGGTCCACGGATCGGAGAGGGGGTCAGGCCGCGCGGCGTCAGGCTGTTCGCCAGCGTCCAGGCCCAGAGGTCGAGCAGCACGCGGCGGTGCAGGGCCGGGTCGCGCACGACGCCCCCGCGCGGCACCTGCCCCTTGCCGGCCTCGAACTGCGGCTTGACCAGCGCCACGATGGGCGCGCCGGGCCGCGTCAGGCGGCCGATGGTCGGCAGGGCCAGCCGCAACGAGATGAACGAGACATCGGCCACGGCGATGTCGACCGGTTCCGGCAGGCTGTCGAGCGTCCGGATGTTCGTTCGCTCCATCGAGACGACGCGCGGATCGGAGCGCAGCCGCCAGTCAAGCTGGCCGTGGCCCACATCCACGGCGTAGACCCGTCGCGCGCCGCGCCGCAGCAACACGTCGGTGAAGCCGCCGGTGCTGGCGCCCGCGTCCAGGCAGACCAGGTCGTCCACGGCCAGTCCGAACGTCGTCAGCGCATGGTCGAGCTTCTCGCCGCCCCGGCTCACGAAGCCGGCGTCCTTCTCGACGGTCACCTCGGCAGCCTGGCCGATCAGCTCAGCCGACTTGCCGGCCGGCTTGCCGTCCACCGCCACCAGCCCGGCCACGATCAGCGCCTGGGCCTTTTCGCGGGATTCGGCCAGCCCGCGCGCCACCAGCAGCACGTCGAGGCGCGTCCGCTCGCGGGCAGCCGTCTCGGCCGGGCGGGCGGGCGCCGTGCGCGACGAGGCAGTCATGCTGGTGGGTGTACTCCGGGCGGGCGTCTGCGGCGGCGCAGCGGGCACGATCAATTCTGGCACACCGGGGCAATCCCGAACAGGTGTGCGCCGAGATCAGCCTGCCGCACCGGTCCGCTCCGGCAACCAGAAAGGCCCCCGCGCTCCAGGGCGATGGCATGTGCATTGGTGTACGCGAAGCATCATGGAACGGGCGGTCGGGGACTGAAGTCCCCGCCTACAGTCACACCGTCGCTGCGCGACGGTCGCCGGGAACGGCAGGCACTGGTGCGACTGGCGCGTCGCGCAGCGACTGCAGGATCGTAGGCGGGGCTTTCAAGCCCCGACGCCGCCGCACGACGACATCAACATGCAATCCCCCTGCCCCGCGCTCAGCATGCCGAGCGCGGGGGCCGTCTTGAACGACACAAGGGGCGCAGCGGAGGTTCTACCCGTCGATGTACTCCCGCAGGCGGTTCCGCAGCCGTGGGTGCCGCAGCTTCGCCAGCGCTTCGGCCTCGATCTGGCGCACCCGCTCGCGGCTGACGCCCAGCTCTTCGCCGATCTCCCCGAGCGTCCGGTCGCGCCCGTCCTCAAGGCCGAACCGCATTCGAAGCACTTGCTGCTCGCGGCGGTTCAACTCCTGAAGCGCGCTCTCGACCTGGATCTTCAGCATCGCCTCGTCGGCGGCGTCGGACGGCGCCCGTGCCCCCCGGTCGGCGATGAAGTCCGAGATCGTGTTGCCCTCGTCCTCGCCAACGGGCGTCTCGAGGGAGATCGGCTGCTTGGCGGCCCGGAGGATCTGACGAACCTTCTCGGCCGTCGTGTTCATCGCCTTCGCGATCTCTTCGGCGTCCGGCTCGCGGCCCAGCCCCTGCTGCAGCTCGCGCGACACCTTGTAGACATCGCCGATCAACTCGATCATGTGGACCGGCACGCGGATCGTGCGGGCCTGATCGGCAATCGAGCGGGTGACGGCCTGCCTGATCCACCAGTAGGCGTAAGTTGAGAAGCGGTACCCCTTGCGGTAGTCGTACTTCTCGACCGCCCGCGAGAGCCCGATGTTCCCCTCCTGGATCAGATCCAGCAGCGGGAGACCGCGCCCCATGTACTTGCGGGCCACCGACACGACCAGCCGTAGATTTGACTCGGTCAGGCGGCGGCGGGCCTCAGCACCGATGCGGGCCTCGTCTTCGACGGCTTCGAGGTCGCCGGCCGGGACCAGGCCGCCGTCGAGCTTGCCCTTGGCGATGTCGCCAGCTTCGAGCGCTTTCGCCAGGGTGACCTCTTCCTCGGCGGTCAGCAGCGGCACCCGGCTGATGTCCCGCAGGTAGATGGCGGCCGGCGTGTCCGGCATCAGCTCTTCGGCTTCGAGCGCAGCAGCCTTCAGGATGTGCGCGCCGACGACGACTTCCTCTTCCTCGGCACGGTCGGTGGTCGTCGCGGCGACAGCGCTGCCCCAGGCGAGCGGTTTCGCGGCGTCGTCTTCGTCTTCGATCAGCTCGAACCCGGCTTCTTCCAGGCTCTCGCGAAGCTCTTCAAGATCGACCGGCTCGTCGACCGCTACCCGCACGACATCATCAAGCGTAACGAATCCTCGCTCACGAGCCAGGAGAAGCAGCTTCTCCTTCGCCCCTTCGCGAGCCACTGGACGGGCCATCGGCTGTCCCTCCGGGCTGCCGGATGTGTGCTTGACGGATGGCACGATGAACCATCCGCTCGATGGGCTCGATGCTGCTCGCCATGAGTGCGGAGGCAGCATCGGGCTGGCGCGTCACTCACGCCCTACAGGGCGCCCCGTCAACCGCGGCAGGACCGAGGAGGTCGCAACACCGCGCTGTCTGTGATGTTGCGCGCCATTATACGCCGCTCATTGACAGAAGCGGAGACCTTCCTCCACCCATACCAACGGGTTCGTGCGGAGGAAGTTGCACGGGCGGGCGTTCTTGGTGCTTGGGAACCCTCCGTCGTCGCAGGTGCGCCGAGACGCGCCTCACAACGTGGACTGTGAAGGCACGCTGCGCGCAGCTTAACAGATGAGCGCACGCAATGCTAGTCCGGCCCCTGTCTGTACGCGCCGTTCACGAGCCCGCGGTCATGGCCGATGCTCGAATCTTGCCGCCTTGTTGTCCCGCACCGTTGCCCCACAGCGCCCCGAATGTTGATGGCCGGGCCGTCGTCCCGTACACTCCCGACGCGATCCCGCGTGACTCTCTGGAGGCGACGTTGCCCCGTCCGAAGCGCGCCCAGCCCACCGCCATGCTGCACGGCGAGGCCGCACGCGCCACACTCCTGCGCGGCATGGAACAGATGACGAATCTGCTCCGGCCGACTCTCGGTCCCGTCGCCCGGACGGTGGCCGTCGCCTCGCTGCTCAACGGCAACCCCGAGATCCTCGACAGCGGCGCGACGATCGCCCGGCGGACCATCGAGCTGTCGGACCCGTTCGAGAGCATCGGCGCGATGATCGTGCGGCACCTGGCGTGGCGCGTCCACATGAACGTCGGGGATGGGGCGACCACGGCCGCCGTGATCGCCACGCGCTTGATGGCCGAGGCGGTGCGGGTCATCGCGGCGGGGGCCAGCCCGGTCGGGGTGCGGCGCGGCGTCGAGCAGGCGATGGCCGTGGCGCGCGCGGAGCTTGCGGCCCAGGCCCGCCCCATCGATCTGCCGGAGGAGATCGCGCGGATCGTCCTCGGCGTCGTGCGCGATGAGAAGATCGCCGAGACCATCGGCGAGGTCGTGGAAGGGGTCGGCGAGGACGGCGCGATCCTGGTCGAGAACGCCAACGGCTTCGACACGGAGTACCAGTACCTCGAAGGCATCCATTGGGACGAGGGCTGGCACTCGCCGTCGTTCCTGCGCGGACAGGAAGCGGTCGTCCGGCTGCTCGATCCGCGCGTGCTGATCACCGATGCCGCCATCGAGCAACCGGAGGAGCTAACGCCGATCCTCGACCTCTGCGCCCAGGCCGGCGAGCGGGCGTTGCTGGTGGTCGCCCCTGAGATCAGCCAGGCGGCACTCTCGCTGCTGATCGTCAACCGGCAGCGCGGCATCCTGGAGAGCGTCGCCGTGAAGACGCCGTCGCACGGGGACCAGCGCATCGGCATCCTGGACGATCTGGCCGTCAGCACGGGCGGTCGGGCGTTCCATTTCCAACTGGGTGACACCATCGCGACGGCCACCCTGGCCGATCTTGGCAAGGCGCGGCAGGCCTGGGCGCGGCCCCGCTCGTTCGGGGTGCTGGGCGGCCTGAGTGACCGCGACGCGATCCGGACGCGCGTCGGGCAGCTGCGGGCCGAGCTTGCCACCGTCAAGGACGATGAGTGGCTCCGCAAGAAGCTCCAGGAGCGGATCGGCAAGCTGTCGGGCTCGAGCGCGATGATCGTGGTCGGCGCGCCTTCCGAGGCCGCCCGCGACGATCTCAAACTGCGCGTCGAGTCCGCTGTGACGATGGCGCGCTCGGCCCTGCGTGATGGCGTCGTGCCCGGGGGCGGGGCCGCGTTCCTGGCCTGTGCCGCCGCCATCGAGGCGCAGGTGACGGGCCGCCGCGACGACGAGGCGGTTGGCTGGCGCGCGCTGGCGGCCGCCCTCCGCGAGCCGATGCGGGCCATCGCCGACAACGCCGGCCTGGACGCCAACGCCATCGTGGCGCTCGGAATGCAGCGCGCGCCGGATCAGACGTACGACGCCTGGAAGGATCGGTGGGTCGATCCGTGGGACGCGGGCCTGCTGGACTCGGTGGGCGTGCTCACGGCGGCGATGGACGGGGGCGTCAGCGCGGCAGCGGCAGCGCTGACCAGCGAGGTGCTGATCCACCGCCCGGGCCAGGAGCCGAGCTTCAATCCGTAGACAGGCCGTAGGCGACGGCCCCGGCGCGCGGGACGTGTGCAGGGCACGTGCATGTTCATGGGTGTTCCCGCAACGCCGTCAAGCGAGCAGTCGGGGGTTTCAACCCCCGACGGGGCTGCACGACGAGATCATCAGGCAGCCGCCCTGGGGACGCATGCGGGCTGGTCGAAAAGCCGACGGCCGGGTGGCTACCATGTAGCCACTGAATGGATAGAGCAGCTACGTCCAGGAGCGCCCAGTTGTTGGCGCGCCCCGCCGCCAGCCCAGGGCTGGCCTGCTGCCAACGGGGGCAGTAGCAACATCCTCAAATGTCCTAGTACAACTCAGACAAGCCCACCGGAACCTGGAGGGGACATCGCGTGCGAAGATTCGGGCTGGAGCTTCCAAGTACCCTAGCGGAGTGCCTTGCCGTCCTCAGCAGCGGCAATGGTGACATCAAGGTCGTCGCGGGCGGCACCGATCTGCTGCCCCAGATGAAGAACGGGCTGATCAAGCCGACCACCGTGGTCGATCTGAGCGGGGTGGCCGAACTGAAGCGACTCGAGGTGGACGGCGACGGCGCCCTGCA
This window harbors:
- a CDS encoding sigma-70 family RNA polymerase sigma factor, which codes for MARPVAREGAKEKLLLLARERGFVTLDDVVRVAVDEPVDLEELRESLEEAGFELIEDEDDAAKPLAWGSAVAATTTDRAEEEEVVVGAHILKAAALEAEELMPDTPAAIYLRDISRVPLLTAEEEVTLAKALEAGDIAKGKLDGGLVPAGDLEAVEDEARIGAEARRRLTESNLRLVVSVARKYMGRGLPLLDLIQEGNIGLSRAVEKYDYRKGYRFSTYAYWWIRQAVTRSIADQARTIRVPVHMIELIGDVYKVSRELQQGLGREPDAEEIAKAMNTTAEKVRQILRAAKQPISLETPVGEDEGNTISDFIADRGARAPSDAADEAMLKIQVESALQELNRREQQVLRMRFGLEDGRDRTLGEIGEELGVSRERVRQIEAEALAKLRHPRLRNRLREYIDG
- the groEL gene encoding chaperonin GroEL, with product MPRPKRAQPTAMLHGEAARATLLRGMEQMTNLLRPTLGPVARTVAVASLLNGNPEILDSGATIARRTIELSDPFESIGAMIVRHLAWRVHMNVGDGATTAAVIATRLMAEAVRVIAAGASPVGVRRGVEQAMAVARAELAAQARPIDLPEEIARIVLGVVRDEKIAETIGEVVEGVGEDGAILVENANGFDTEYQYLEGIHWDEGWHSPSFLRGQEAVVRLLDPRVLITDAAIEQPEELTPILDLCAQAGERALLVVAPEISQAALSLLIVNRQRGILESVAVKTPSHGDQRIGILDDLAVSTGGRAFHFQLGDTIATATLADLGKARQAWARPRSFGVLGGLSDRDAIRTRVGQLRAELATVKDDEWLRKKLQERIGKLSGSSAMIVVGAPSEAARDDLKLRVESAVTMARSALRDGVVPGGGAAFLACAAAIEAQVTGRRDDEAVGWRALAAALREPMRAIADNAGLDANAIVALGMQRAPDQTYDAWKDRWVDPWDAGLLDSVGVLTAAMDGGVSAAAAALTSEVLIHRPGQEPSFNP
- a CDS encoding NAD(+)/NADH kinase; this encodes MTHVALVHQPYRPETGEIAAHVRTQLEQRGVETEVLSAFELDPADAGRFTLALTFGGDGTTLRTARWAAEAHVPIVPVGMGTLSFLAELHPEEVEASLDPYLAGEFWRDERAMLAVGVDGQRAIALNDVVVARGAQLRAITLDFDVHDREVTRFTADAVVVATATGSTAYALAAGGPVLAPELDNLVVVPVAGHLSALRSLVLPPTAEMSLTVVRTQPATVSADGQVDFELPVGMPVRIKLAEQKTVFARRGDPRDFYAHLTARLRRSPHGVR
- a CDS encoding TlyA family RNA methyltransferase; translated protein: MTASSRTAPARPAETAARERTRLDVLLVARGLAESREKAQALIVAGLVAVDGKPAGKSAELIGQAAEVTVEKDAGFVSRGGEKLDHALTTFGLAVDDLVCLDAGASTGGFTDVLLRRGARRVYAVDVGHGQLDWRLRSDPRVVSMERTNIRTLDSLPEPVDIAVADVSFISLRLALPTIGRLTRPGAPIVALVKPQFEAGKGQVPRGGVVRDPALHRRVLLDLWAWTLANSLTPRGLTPSPIRGPAGNVEFLLWLQNSPVGTATVGSVPTALDAEATVTAALAGVPAAR
- a CDS encoding response regulator transcription factor encodes the protein MATQQSVPAPGPNATRILVVDDDELTLDFVELGLRYEGFEVTRALDGHEALRVAERERPHLIVLDLNLPSLDGVEVCQRIRAQGDTPIIMLTARADVDERVAGLEAGADDYLPKPFKFKELLARIRAVLRRRLAAEQSILRHGALTLNRDTREVELDGRPVALTTRELDLLEALMLHPGTVLRRVALLQRVWGTDFLGDGNMIEAHISALRQKLDDRDRRLIRTVRGVGYALGK
- a CDS encoding HAMP domain-containing protein: MNGRSLAAGLPRGGALLRRALRLTTPRRWPIRWWLPILNAAIAGGTLLALSALLIGLLDGGLQRQLADYLRNQATPILERELGVRPTVRRGGRPSFSIRTEPAGKPDLPAKPDAPGKRGPLDPPDPPIDPQLHILAENFVRELAGRDTGIVVYDTRRRVVAVSNPGVGVERWPNAPRDVLDGVLAGQEEQRVLRQGSRRTLVLLIPLQQTDGSILGALEVATSLEYTDALRMQLTLVLGVGTVLTVLVVGGISVWVARRALGPLEQVVQVTRTVAAGDLGARVRLTRQDEVGELASAFDQMVSRLEAAFAAQRRLVSDAAHELRTPLNGLAGTLEIVQMALAREDMAQAERLLSSVESELDRLGRFVNDLLTLSRLDEDSGAVKLIPTPLEPVLRDVVRRARILAPDHEIATRLDAAATVLGDRDQLERVFINLLDNAVKYTPPGGHVEVTLRQNGSDVLASVSDSGRGIEPDELPRIFDRFYRVDRARSRQAGGTGLGLAIVQAIVHAHHGQIDAESAIGQGTTVQVRLPSAPASASA
- the recN gene encoding DNA repair protein RecN, producing MLTQLTIRDFAIIDRLTIEWSHGLNVVTGETGAGKSIIIDAVGALLGGRISPDFVRNGASRATVEGVFDLSSIEDPAELKAALDEHGLEIEDGGLILTRDIAGAGGRGVSRVNGRAVPTAVLQQIGEHLIDIHGQSEHLSLLRPREHLELLDRYAGLGSERAKIATLVADLRALDREQQRVRDEARAAQREQALLKHEVDEIDSAGLTPGEEDELLGTRERLRNVERLRTAVLSAWTALSGDDERPGAHDLVGQAAAACGGVSGFDPVLAQQAESLDALSEGLDDAVRGLRRYLDDIEEDPEALQATEERLLTLAALKRKYGDTVEEILAYVEKARGRLEAVERQDQILADLEARREALRQEAGALAATISRRRTLAASELQKIVEGELADLNMRGTRFVTRMEHADDPAGLPVKHDGQPRTLAYDATGVDRVEFLIAPNAGETPKGLGRIASGGELARVGLALKTALSRVDRRATLIFDEVDTGVGGRSAPVVGEKLWGLTSEHQVLCVTHMPQVAAYADAHLVVAKGAEGGASRVAVRTLPPNERVEELAQMLGGPLGGTGARRNARELLDGARARKREASKRG